A genomic segment from Arcobacter acticola encodes:
- a CDS encoding MTH1187 family thiamine-binding protein, with product MSVLLEMSMFPTDKSESKSKEVSEVIKIIRDSGMSYQLTSMATIIEINTIAEAFALAEKCYSRLEELGCNRVYATLKFDIRKGHENRLKNKIATVESYIGEVSK from the coding sequence ATGAGTGTATTATTAGAAATGTCAATGTTCCCCACAGATAAAAGTGAAAGTAAAAGTAAAGAAGTTTCTGAAGTTATTAAAATTATAAGAGATAGTGGTATGAGTTATCAACTTACCTCAATGGCTACTATTATAGAAATAAATACAATAGCAGAAGCATTTGCTTTAGCAGAAAAATGTTATTCAAGATTAGAAGAGCTAGGTTGTAACAGAGTTTATGCTACATTGAAATTTGATATTAGAAAAGGCCATGAGAATAGGTTGAAAAATAAAATAGCTACAGTTGAAAGTTATATAGGGGAAGTATCAAAATAG